One part of the Sphingobacterium sp. LZ7M1 genome encodes these proteins:
- a CDS encoding helix-turn-helix transcriptional regulator, which produces MGATKTDHFTDRQNQIAVIAKALGHPARVAIIEYLLKVNTCITGDIVNELPLAQPTVSQHLRELKNAGLIQGSIEGTSVCYCIDENTFNILKEYFSKIISTVTNQKCC; this is translated from the coding sequence ATGGGAGCAACAAAGACAGATCATTTTACGGACCGCCAAAACCAGATTGCGGTTATTGCTAAAGCATTGGGCCATCCTGCAAGGGTTGCTATTATAGAATATCTGCTAAAAGTCAATACCTGTATCACCGGAGATATTGTCAATGAGCTGCCACTAGCACAGCCAACCGTATCACAGCATTTGAGAGAATTAAAAAATGCGGGATTAATACAAGGGAGCATTGAGGGAACATCTGTATGCTACTGTATTGACGAAAATACATTCAATATATTGAAAGAGTATTTTTCAAAAATAATTTCTACAGTAACCAATCAAAAATGTTGTTAA